Part of the Oceanidesulfovibrio indonesiensis genome is shown below.
AAGAAAATCAAGAGGCTCGTTGGCGCGCTTACCGACACAACGGCGTCCGTGTACATCGCGCCCGACATGTTCTCCTATGGCCTGCTGCTCTCCGGCCAGATGGACTACCTGGGCGGCAATCCCACAATCGCGCTCTGGGAAAGCCCGTTCCACGGCGTCAGTTCCGTCATCAAGCGGGTTTCGGACATCGTGCTCTCCAGCACCATCCTGTTGCTCATCTCGCCGATCATGTTGGGCATTGCCCTGGCCGTGAAACTTTCATCCAGAGGCCCAGTGTTCTTCGTGCAATGGCGCTATGGCCTGAACGGCGAGCCCATCCGCGTATTCAAGTTCCGCACCATGCGGGTGATGGAAGATGGTTACGAGTTCGTGCAGGCCACGAAGGACGATCCACGAGTGACAAGGGTTGGCGCGTTCCTGAGAAAGACGAGCCTGGACGAACTGCCGCAATTCATCAACGTGCTGCTCGGCACGATGAGCGTGGTGGGCCCGCGGCCGCACGCAGTGGCCATGAACGAGGAGTACAGGAAGCTGATTTCCGGCTACATGCTGCGCCACAAGATCAAGCCGGGAATCACCGGGTTGGCGCAGATCAACGGTTACCGCGGAGAGACGGACACGGTGGACAAGATGGAAGGCCGCGTGCGCTTCGATCTGGAGTACATCCGCAAATGGTCGCTGCTGCTGGACCTGATCATTATCGGCAAGACCATCAGGCACTGCGTCTCGTCCCCTGAAGCGTATTGAAACCAGCGAATGCGGCGCCCTCCGGAACAATCCGGGGGGCGCTTTACTATTGGTTGCGTGTCGTGCGCGGGCTGCAGGCAATGGCGCCTGCTGAATGATACAGGCCAGTCAAATCCCTGTTGGACGCAATGTGGTGAAAACATTATAGTGCCCATGATGCGGATTCCCTGCAGCCCGACCGGCTTCGATCGATGCGGCGCGGGCATTCGCGCACACTCGTGCCGACACGTCCGGCATGTGATTGAAGCGGATAATAATCCTGTATTTTCGTTCCGGGATATAATGACGGAGCCGGAAACCACACCCATGCCTCACGAGCGAGACGAATGAAATGTTTGCGTATCTGTTGATGATATCCAGGATTTTCTCTGAACAGGTCGAGCCGCTGAGCGCCATGATCGGTGCGTTGTTCATCGTCCTGTTCCTGGCAGCCGTGGCGCTGGGAAAAATTCGCAAGCTGTACACAGATTATTTTTTCATCAAATTCATGTTGGTCTTCCTCGGGGTCAATTTGCTGTGGGGGCTGCTTTCGATCCACTACTACGGCTGGTCAAACATGGCTGTGGAAATAGCCTACGAGCTTTCAAAACCGTTGTCGCTCATCTGTTTTTACTGGCTGATGCGCAATGAGGTGCTGTTGCGGGCGAGCAGATACAGTATGCTTCTCATGACCATCACATTCATCTACGCGATGATCGGTTTCTATTCCGGGCTCTCGGTGGTGAGCGGTATCCAGCTGCGTGCAAGCTGGCCAGCAGCGCATCATAACTACATCGGCGTCACATTCGCAGTCCTGCTCATGTACGTCATCTTTTCCGAGCAGCAGAACAAGATGTTCAGGCTGATCACAGCGAGCGGTCTTTTCATCGGCCTGGGCGCCACCAAAAGCCTTTCCGCACTGCTGCTCTTCGCCACGAGTATAGGGCTCTACTATCTGTTCAAGCGGAGTTTGTTCCGGATCGCGTTCATGGGCGGCATGACCGTGCTCGTCTTCGTGGTT
Proteins encoded:
- a CDS encoding O-antigen ligase family protein, which gives rise to MIGALFIVLFLAAVALGKIRKLYTDYFFIKFMLVFLGVNLLWGLLSIHYYGWSNMAVEIAYELSKPLSLICFYWLMRNEVLLRASRYSMLLMTITFIYAMIGFYSGLSVVSGIQLRASWPAAHHNYIGVTFAVLLMYVIFSEQQNKMFRLITASGLFIGLGATKSLSALLLFATSIGLYYLFKRSLFRIAFMGGMTVLVFVVAGEFFWQERMIEFTENLQDFMFIWQTQPEIFFGDSSKWRIVNWSLLFDQFEKRPILGWGTLSYMIVNPMRTFHGTLGGFHPHSEFLKWLVSFGLIGTIILLWTLLYHAARSVLHTYKDMPLINAVTLGSIVGTFFGSGFMYHPMMMIVIIMICDGIAVSQRATSEEVRLVETSSEPDASPA
- a CDS encoding undecaprenyl-phosphate glucose phosphotransferase: MNRIDNPYQHLAYSALQVADAILAGGLFLAFWKLDVIPQTAQTEYEALTLLIAFATPACMSLAGAYRGWRTGGILPELRSVLTGCIFLFISLAVAGALLKINHVYSRIIVGEWFVTWVGLLVTTRVAMRLALRLVRRNGRNTRTALIVGAGTTGRRISEAIARQPGLGIRVVGLLDDNKTEPVDGVPILGSTMETLAHVNAMKVDIVYIALPMRKEKKIKRLVGALTDTTASVYIAPDMFSYGLLLSGQMDYLGGNPTIALWESPFHGVSSVIKRVSDIVLSSTILLLISPIMLGIALAVKLSSRGPVFFVQWRYGLNGEPIRVFKFRTMRVMEDGYEFVQATKDDPRVTRVGAFLRKTSLDELPQFINVLLGTMSVVGPRPHAVAMNEEYRKLISGYMLRHKIKPGITGLAQINGYRGETDTVDKMEGRVRFDLEYIRKWSLLLDLIIIGKTIRHCVSSPEAY